One Glycine soja cultivar W05 chromosome 2, ASM419377v2, whole genome shotgun sequence genomic region harbors:
- the LOC114375100 gene encoding agamous-like MADS-box protein AGL62 — MDSENVPNLSDVTKKTKGRQKIEMKTIANKCSLQVTFSKHRTGVFKKASELATLCGVDLAVIMFSPNNHVYSFGSPNVDSVIQRYTTEGPPPLFTQDLNEAPCTMDEGELQAHLNCLSNQIDAEKQRVEDLNHLLMAAKDHIWWDVPIESMSNAQLEKYHKMLKEIKLKHMRHTHGE, encoded by the coding sequence ATGGATTCAGAAAACGTGCCAAACTTGAGCGACGTCACTAAGAAGACCAAAGGTCGGCAAAAGATAGAGATGAAGACGATAGCCAACAAGTGTAGCCTTCAAGTGACATTTTCAAAGCATCGAACTGGAGTTTTCAAGAAAGCGAGTGAGCTTGCCACCCTTTGTGGTGTGGACCTTGCTGTGATTATGTTCTCTCCCAATAACCATGTTTACTCCTTCGGTAGCCCTAATGTGGATTCTGTAATCCAACGTTATACGACAGAGGGCCCACCTCCCCTCTTCACCCAAGACCTCAATGAGGCCCCTTGCACCATGGATGAGGGAGAGCTCCAAGCACACCTCAACTGTTTGTCCAACCAAATTGACGCGGAGAAGCAACGTGTAGAGGATCTAAACCATTTGTTGATGGCTGCGAAGGATCACATCTGGTGGGATGTGCCAATTGAAAGCATGAGCAATGCCCAACTCGAGAAGTACCATAAGATGTTGAAGGAGATAAAGTTGAAACACATGAGACATACACATGGAGAATGA